In Pristis pectinata isolate sPriPec2 chromosome 23, sPriPec2.1.pri, whole genome shotgun sequence, the genomic stretch CCCATTATTGTTGGCCTGCTTGAACCTCCATATGCTGTAGAGGGGGAGAAAGTTGGCTAGTGCTTGTTGGTCCACTTTATCTCATGTAGATTTGAATGGCATTTTTCCCCTTAATAGAGAAAGAAATTGAGCTTTTAGGACAAGGCAGGAAGCTGACAATCTGTAATGAAGACCATAGTTAAGTCTCCATTTGggcaaatattaaatattttattattcattcctgAGGGTGTCAATTGCAAACACAGCATTAATTGTGTCTCCCCGGATGCCCTGTTGAGTACTTTGCCAGGATGTTCCAATGTTGTACCAGGAATGACATCCTATACAGGCAGGACCagctaagaagctgcagagagttgtggacacagcccagcgcattacggacaccagcctcccctccttggactctgtctttacctctcgttgtcttggtgaagcagccagcataatcaaagaccccacccacccgggacatttgctcttctcttctctcctcttccatcaggtagaagatgcaggagcctgagggcacgtaccaccagacttaaggacagcttctaccccactgtgataagactattgaacggttcccttatacaatgagatggactatgacctcacgatctaccttgttgtgatcttgcaccttattgcactgcactttctctgtcgctgtgacactttactctgtactgttattgtttttacctgtactacatcaatgcactctgtactaactcaatgtaactgcactgtgtaatgaattgacctgtacgatcagtatgcaagacaagcttttcactgtaccttggtacaagtgacaataataaatcaataccaataagaACAGCAAACTCTTCTTTAAAAGACGGCTGAACCCATTTTGCTTTCTGAGATTTCCTCTTTATCTTTAATGAATCTTGTTATTTACTTCTGAATTGATGTTTGTAAATTGCTGTGGTGAATTCCAGTCTGGATTATTAGACCAGGAGAAAATAAAGCACATCCCCAGTACTATTTGAAGGGCAGGGAATTTTCTGTGCCTTAGGCACCTTTCTTCCCAAGCACAACCACATGCAGGTTAGCTGGTCAATTCCCCAACAATTTGACATTTGTGTTACACATTAAGAGCCTTATGAAGTCCACAGTAACTCAGTGCATTTTGTTAAGGTGGAACACAGGcatttttcagaaggcattttatTCACACATTTATTGTCCTACCACTCTTCCATTCCATCCTCTTCAGCATGGGTTTGCACACTACAAGTTACTAATTGTTTCCAGGCAAAATCTGTTATCTCACATTCTCTCTGCGTCATCCCACAGAGTTAGATTGTACAGACACTGATCTGAAGTGCAATGTGAATAATAACATACTTTCACATAGAACATGAGCAACTGATTAAAGAAAGAACCATTTTCAGAAGTGCAGAATCTACCACAGCAGAACGTTAACCGCTGGACTCTTGTTGATAAATGTCATCAACTGATAACACATTGCTGGAAATTTGCATACTTCCTCCGCTATTTGCTTAGACAGAGAACATCTACTGGGGCTGCAGACACGTCCGTCTGCACATTACTCCAGTTTGCACAAGCTCACACTGCTAATTCCCTCAGTTAGGAAATCCTACCTGAATCTTTCAATAACTGTCACAATTCTGAACATCAAGGATTGATCAGCTGATGGTCACAGTAAAGGTACCAAGTTTGGACATGCACACAGTTAGGCATTCATTTGATAAGAACACACAACTgctgcagggagtggaggatgtgggccTTGGGCACCAGCCCCTTTGCACCAGAGGGTTCCTCTTGTCCTCTGCAGATTAGGTAGCTCTCCATTCCGATGGCCCTGGCTGCCAGATAATCCATCCACACATCATCTCCAATGTGCACGGCCTGGTTGGGCTCCACTTGGGCAAGGCTCAGAGCTGCATTGAAGATTCGTTGATCTGGCTTGGCGGCTCCAACATCTTCTGACGTCAACACAAACTTGAAATACTGCCGCAGGTTACAATTGGCTAAAATCTGCTCCAGGCGGCAATCAAAGTTGGAAATCACTGCCATGCTGATGCCCAGATTCCTACAATGAATCAGGGTGTCCTTCACATCACCAAACACCTGCCAGTTGCCAGCACTGCAGAACTGTCGATAAAGGTTCATTGCCAGAGGGGACAGTACACGCTCATCGCTCACTCCACAGAGACAGAAGGTCTTTTTGACCACATCTATCCACCACTGGTGGGAGCTCAGACCCCGGCCTCGGCCATAGTTGGGGAGGAACTTCTCTTGCATTTGCAAGGCGGCTTGGAATGCTCTGTCAAGAGCTTTGGCCTCCAGCTGGATTCCGTGGAGCTTGGCTTCCGAGGAGTACAGCTCACCAACTGAATGGCATACTCGGAGCagagtgcctttcacatcccagGTCAGGAACTGGGGCCTCATCCTCTCATCAACCAGTAATGACTGTGATTATGCtgtgaaaaatttttaaaaaaatgcacttaCACAATGCCTTTCAAAAGTACAGGACATCCTTAAGAGCTTTACAGCCAGAAGAGTACTGTTTGAATGTGGTTGCTGCTTAAGCACAAACTATAGTAGCTAATTCCCGCCCAGAAAATTCCGTAAATAACAAGATGATAATAAGAAGACAAGGacctgaacattgtgcagtcatgaGATGGGGACAGATATTTTGTGTACTTTTCAACACCACTGACGTTACTGGGTGTCTGAAGCAGCTTTGCAACCTCTACATACAATGCGTGAACTGGACACGTAATGGCTTGGCTCTTTAGTGAAACAAATTACAGAGTTATCATTGGCACACCTATCATCTGAAATTGGAATTAATACAATTAATTTTATGTAAAATCATTTACAAAGAGGGACAGAAAGATAGTATTGAAAAAGAGAGACAGAATATTAAATTTAC encodes the following:
- the hdhd3 gene encoding haloacid dehalogenase-like hydrolase domain-containing protein 3 isoform X1, coding for MRPQFLTWDVKGTLLRVCHSVGELYSSEAKLHGIQLEAKALDRAFQAALQMQEKFLPNYGRGRGLSSHQWWIDVVKKTFCLCGVSDERVLSPLAMNLYRQFCSAGNWQVFGDVKDTLIHCRNLGISMAVISNFDCRLEQILANCNLRQYFKFVLTSEDVGAAKPDQRIFNAALSLAQVEPNQAVHIGDDVWMDYLAARAIGMESYLICRGQEEPSGAKGLVPKAHILHSLQQLCVLIK